A segment of the Caldivirga sp. genome:
AATATTATTGCTATTATGTTCCATGGATTAGATAATATTACCCACCTATCCGGTAAGGCAAGTATGAAGCCTATCATGCCGAATAAGGCCCCTGAGGCACCTGCAATGAAAGTATTAGGCCCATATATGAAAACTGATAACGCAGAGAAGAACCCTGAAATTAAGTAAACCTTCCACATCATGCCTCTTCCATATCTGCGTTCGAAGAATGGACCAATGAAGAATAAGGTAAGCATATTAAACACGTAGTCAAGTATGGTTGGGTCAAAGAACATTGACGTAACTAATCCAAGAGGCCAAGGTAAATATGGTGCTATTAAGTAGTCTGATAGAAGAACACCCATTAACGCCGCAGCCCTCCCTAAGCCTAGGTAACTGAACACTAGGTATGGTATTGATAGGGCACTGTTTATTATTATTATCAGTGCCGTTGTCCTGGCATTAACGTGAAGTGGTTGACCAGCCATTAATACTCAATGAGCCTAATGAGGCATTACTTTAAAACTTTATTCCTAGAGAAGCAACTTAATGTTCCTAATAGGCTTAAACTACTGGAGTAAGAACGGTGGACCATTAATGTGGAGGTTCTTCAATGAGGAGATTGTTGATAAGGAATTAGCCCAGATCAGGGAGCTAGGTGTCGATGTGATTAGGGCCTTCGTCTATTGGCCTGACTTCCAGAGGGAGCCTGGGAAGGTTGATGAGGAGATGCTTAGGAGACTGGGGAGATTCCTTGACCTTGCCCATAAGCACGATGTTGGGGTTTACTTAACATTCATCGTCGGCCACATGTCAGGTGAGAACTGGGATCCTCAATGGAGGGGTAGTAGGGACTTCTTTGAGCTTAAAAGTGAGGTTAAGGTTCTTATTGATACTATAGTGTCAAGGTTCAGGGGTCACCCAGCCATTAGAGGCTGGATACTTAGCAATGAGTTACCGATATATGCAACATCAAGTGAAGATAAGGTTACCGATTGGATTAAGGAAATGTCAAGCCTAGTTAAGTCACTTGACGGTGGACATTGGGTTAGTACAGGGGATGGATGCTGGGGTATTATGGGTGCGTTCAATGGCTTTAACCCATATAGGTATAAGGATTACGTCGACTACATGGGGCCTCACTTCTACACGCCTGACACTGATGCAATTAGGCATACAATAATGCCTCAATTAATAATTAAGGCCTGCAGGGGATTAGGGAAGCCAACTATACTTGAGGAGTTTGGGGCATCATCAACGCTTAGTTCTGATGAACACATAGCAGGCTACTATAGGACTGTGTTAATGGGGTCATTAATCAGTGGAGCTGTGGGGGCATGGGGCTGGTGTTACAGTGACTTCCCATTAATTAACCAGAGGCCGTATTCCCATCATCCTCATGAGCTCAGGTATGGTGTAACTACAATTGATTGGGGAGTTAAGCCGCAGGGTGATGAATTAACCAGGTTCTCTAGGTTAATTTCAACGCTTGGTGACGTGGAGCCAGTGGAGGATCCCGTTGCCTTACTCATCCCATCATACGTCTACTGGAGTTACCCATTCACCTCAAGGGAGGAATCCCGTAAAATATCCACTGCGCTCCTCTCCTCATACGTTATGCTTATTCAAAACGGCTTAAACCCAAGGGTCATTATTGAGGAGCCTTTAACAGATGGAGTAATAATAGAGGAAGGTAAGACTAAGATTAGCAGTGACATTAAGGTACTCTTCCTACCATGTGCATTAAGGTATCTTGCCCAAACACAGGAGGAGGTTAGGAAATTTGTTGAAAGAGGTGGGGTTGCGGTGATTTCATACTGCTACGGCTTCTGGATGAACATTGATTGGGCCATTAAGCTAGACCTCTACTACAATTATCCTGTACTTTCTGATGGTTTAAGCACAACTATTGATAACGTTAATATCAATGTACCGGCAATGGGTTACACGTACGATAGGGCTATAGCTAAGGTAAGTGGAGGGGACGTATTGCTTAAGGATTCGGCAGGTAATCCAGTAATAGTCTACTCTAACGTTGGCTCAGGCAGGGTATACTTCATAACTTACCCATTGGAGTACTGGTTAGGCCTAAGTCCAAAACCCTTTGAGAATTATGATGCGCACCTGCTCTATAACATGATATTGAGAAGGGAGGG
Coding sequences within it:
- a CDS encoding rhomboid family intramembrane serine protease, with the protein product MAGQPLHVNARTTALIIIINSALSIPYLVFSYLGLGRAAALMGVLLSDYLIAPYLPWPLGLVTSMFFDPTILDYVFNMLTLFFIGPFFERRYGRGMMWKVYLISGFFSALSVFIYGPNTFIAGASGALFGMIGFILALPDRWVILSNPWNIIAIIFLLTPFAASFGIAYLGHLLGFIVGIIYGYIWYRRMIRYGTRLRYRYF
- a CDS encoding cellulase family glycosylhydrolase translates to MFLIGLNYWSKNGGPLMWRFFNEEIVDKELAQIRELGVDVIRAFVYWPDFQREPGKVDEEMLRRLGRFLDLAHKHDVGVYLTFIVGHMSGENWDPQWRGSRDFFELKSEVKVLIDTIVSRFRGHPAIRGWILSNELPIYATSSEDKVTDWIKEMSSLVKSLDGGHWVSTGDGCWGIMGAFNGFNPYRYKDYVDYMGPHFYTPDTDAIRHTIMPQLIIKACRGLGKPTILEEFGASSTLSSDEHIAGYYRTVLMGSLISGAVGAWGWCYSDFPLINQRPYSHHPHELRYGVTTIDWGVKPQGDELTRFSRLISTLGDVEPVEDPVALLIPSYVYWSYPFTSREESRKISTALLSSYVMLIQNGLNPRVIIEEPLTDGVIIEEGKTKISSDIKVLFLPCALRYLAQTQEEVRKFVERGGVAVISYCYGFWMNIDWAIKLDLYYNYPVLSDGLSTTIDNVNINVPAMGYTYDRAIAKVSGGDVLLKDSAGNPVIVYSNVGSGRVYFITYPLEYWLGLSPKPFENYDAHLLYNMILRREGVGASTPNKWVQVARLKSSRYNYTAYINHGWSDARINVSGVNIETGEKISGEYVLRGKDYLIVRE